A stretch of Pseudomonadota bacterium DNA encodes these proteins:
- a CDS encoding UvrD-helicase domain-containing protein: MIKNDWMLPHILIVKSSAGAGKTYNLALKYLQLLLLDKITPSPIKTHISNIVAITFTNKAAAEMRSRIIDWMKKIILDIPFEGTQRKPIDEIMESLESGTRTPEPLIREAIERNFEDLLENYYDFNVSTIDSFVNLTLKASAFKLNLSPDFDISTESGTYTDFVLQECLQKILENDSIRGKFDRFLKNYIELEGENVNWIPKNFLRETISSLWNEETKENIGFAYATNTASLEDIQAGIEKDISKLKAYLSTTSEMKPNAGFLKALEQFSVSNKYVSKISAYFKRDTVQESLNKKSASAPEECEKLWRDIKNGLSSFIEILSESRYASYIEIYELFKQMLQIEITYHKRLILIEQLNTLLQKIIKDEHFIPEIYYALAERYSHFLIDEFQDTNHLQWNNIEILAEEALSKGGTLFLVGDKKQAIYRWRGGKAELVDEISSQYQSYPVYELKLDRNYRSGEYVVSFNNTIFDPDNLGAVIKYLKENNPGDITYRVTSTYMESAQKFIDSHARKGYVRVERIIQEDMNGDAKETFLKDEKNELIKARFKALIEELRERNTFEYTEIAILVRRKEEARFIVKTLLEMDISVESDLTVNVKNNPLIQEMINFLTFINSPDDDLSITGFLLGNIFQKKTGLHKDELISLITHGRINKPSEHLYLAFQRDFPRIWNDYFDYFFRNSGYLPLYDFVVLFLKKWGILNNFPEDNAYFLHVCELIKEQEGLQQNNLTCFLEFWKNDSESEESFSLKTNDGNNAVKVMTIHKAKGLQFPVVILPFLKLNTYGSSDSRDKTRYFVKKDNEMKLLYIKKDFTEYSRKLKEIYNERGAEYILDELNNIYVACTRAEQELYVFLTDSNRQKNHLIDYFFGLDGLRGYIHGNVVEIGRKTAEDRERRAERKGDEGQGTRDKGQLFEGLGEDIGWMGYIKAKVEEPGGISPENLFAKKKGDVIHYILSLISKLPEDYDIFLNRCIVTGIARYGFHSHKSMVTDMIYRIFTTPQFKRFFQPEENSVIYSEQEIIDPRGDTYKVDRILMADDHIDVIDFKTGETHLQEHIEQIMHYGDLMQKMYPDKTVNRYVLYLDTGEVKVV; this comes from the coding sequence GTGATTAAAAACGATTGGATGTTACCCCATATCCTGATAGTCAAATCCTCTGCCGGCGCAGGGAAGACATATAACCTTGCGCTCAAATACCTTCAGCTTCTACTGCTCGACAAGATTACCCCGTCACCCATAAAGACCCACATTTCCAATATCGTTGCCATCACCTTCACGAATAAGGCTGCGGCAGAGATGCGCTCACGGATCATAGACTGGATGAAAAAGATAATCCTTGATATACCCTTTGAAGGTACACAGCGCAAACCCATAGATGAAATAATGGAAAGTCTGGAGTCGGGGACTCGAACTCCTGAACCCTTAATCAGAGAAGCTATTGAGAGAAATTTCGAGGATTTACTTGAAAATTACTATGACTTTAATGTCAGTACCATCGATAGCTTTGTAAATCTTACCCTGAAGGCCTCTGCCTTTAAATTAAACCTGTCGCCGGATTTTGATATCTCCACCGAGTCCGGGACTTATACAGACTTCGTACTTCAGGAATGCCTTCAAAAAATCCTCGAGAATGACAGCATAAGGGGAAAATTCGACAGGTTCCTCAAAAATTACATTGAACTGGAAGGGGAAAACGTCAACTGGATCCCGAAGAATTTTCTACGCGAGACCATCTCGAGCCTCTGGAATGAAGAAACAAAGGAAAATATCGGTTTTGCATACGCAACGAATACTGCTTCACTGGAGGATATACAAGCAGGGATAGAAAAGGATATTTCAAAATTAAAGGCATACCTCTCCACAACGTCTGAAATGAAACCTAACGCAGGTTTTTTAAAGGCCCTCGAGCAATTTTCCGTTTCTAATAAATATGTGTCTAAAATCAGTGCCTATTTTAAAAGAGATACTGTCCAGGAATCTCTGAATAAAAAAAGTGCCTCTGCCCCCGAGGAATGTGAAAAATTATGGAGAGACATAAAAAATGGACTTTCATCCTTTATAGAGATCCTTTCAGAATCCAGATATGCCTCATATATAGAAATTTATGAACTCTTCAAGCAAATGCTCCAGATAGAGATTACCTACCACAAACGACTCATTCTCATCGAACAATTGAATACCTTATTGCAGAAAATCATCAAAGATGAACATTTCATACCTGAAATTTACTATGCCCTTGCTGAGCGGTATTCACATTTTCTTATTGATGAATTTCAGGATACGAACCATCTGCAATGGAATAATATTGAGATACTGGCAGAAGAGGCGTTAAGCAAGGGCGGTACGCTCTTTCTCGTTGGCGATAAAAAGCAGGCAATCTACCGGTGGCGTGGCGGAAAAGCTGAGCTTGTCGATGAAATCTCATCCCAATACCAGTCCTATCCTGTTTATGAATTGAAGCTCGACAGGAACTACAGAAGCGGGGAATATGTTGTATCTTTTAATAATACTATTTTTGATCCTGATAACTTAGGGGCTGTCATCAAATACCTCAAAGAAAACAACCCCGGAGATATAACATACAGGGTTACTTCAACCTATATGGAATCGGCACAAAAATTCATAGACAGCCATGCCCGCAAAGGTTACGTTCGCGTGGAAAGGATCATTCAGGAAGACATGAACGGTGATGCAAAAGAAACGTTTTTGAAAGATGAAAAAAACGAACTGATCAAGGCCAGATTTAAAGCACTAATCGAGGAACTGAGAGAGAGGAACACCTTTGAATATACGGAGATTGCCATACTTGTGAGGAGAAAGGAGGAGGCACGATTCATCGTTAAGACACTTCTTGAAATGGACATCAGTGTTGAATCCGACCTCACGGTGAATGTTAAGAATAATCCACTTATACAGGAGATGATAAACTTTTTAACGTTCATCAATTCACCCGATGATGACCTCTCAATTACGGGCTTTTTATTGGGAAACATTTTTCAGAAAAAGACAGGTTTACATAAAGATGAACTCATAAGCCTTATTACGCATGGGCGCATAAACAAACCGTCTGAACACCTTTACCTTGCGTTTCAAAGAGATTTTCCCCGGATCTGGAATGATTATTTCGACTATTTTTTCAGGAATTCCGGCTACCTGCCACTTTATGATTTTGTCGTGCTCTTTTTAAAAAAATGGGGAATTTTGAACAATTTTCCCGAGGACAACGCTTATTTTCTCCATGTCTGCGAATTAATAAAAGAACAGGAAGGTTTGCAGCAGAACAACCTTACGTGCTTTTTAGAATTCTGGAAGAATGACTCGGAAAGTGAAGAATCTTTCTCATTAAAAACAAATGATGGAAACAACGCAGTCAAGGTAATGACGATTCATAAGGCAAAAGGGCTTCAGTTCCCTGTTGTAATCCTGCCTTTCTTGAAATTAAACACATACGGCTCCTCAGACAGCAGAGATAAAACAAGGTATTTTGTAAAAAAAGATAATGAGATGAAACTCTTGTACATCAAGAAAGATTTTACTGAGTATTCCCGGAAACTGAAGGAAATTTATAATGAAAGGGGGGCAGAGTACATCCTTGACGAACTTAATAACATATATGTTGCCTGCACACGTGCAGAACAAGAACTTTATGTCTTCTTGACCGATTCGAACCGACAGAAAAACCATCTGATTGACTATTTTTTTGGTCTGGATGGGCTGAGAGGATATATTCATGGGAACGTGGTGGAGATAGGGCGAAAAACAGCAGAAGACAGAGAACGGAGAGCAGAAAGAAAAGGAGACGAGGGACAAGGGACAAGGGACAAGGGACAGCTTTTTGAAGGTCTGGGTGAGGATATTGGATGGATGGGATATATCAAAGCAAAGGTTGAAGAACCCGGAGGGATTTCACCTGAAAACCTGTTTGCAAAGAAAAAGGGTGATGTGATTCATTACATCCTGTCTCTCATATCAAAATTACCAGAAGATTATGACATCTTTCTCAACAGGTGCATCGTTACAGGAATTGCACGATATGGTTTTCATAGCCACAAATCTATGGTTACAGACATGATCTACCGGATCTTCACAACCCCGCAATTTAAGCGATTCTTTCAGCCCGAAGAAAACAGTGTTATTTATTCAGAGCAGGAAATAATTGATCCACGTGGCGATACCTATAAGGTTGACAGAATCCTTATGGCGGATGACCATATTGATGTGATCGACTTTAAGACAGGCGAGACACATTTACAGGAACATATTGAGCAGATAATGCACTATGGGGATCTTATGCAAAAAATGTATCCCGATAAAACTGTAAACAGATATGTACTGTATTTAGACACCGGTGAAGTGAAGGTCGTATGA
- a CDS encoding PD-(D/E)XK nuclease family protein, which produces MRKIYSIPFGADFIGELKKFIIRNGKPLSKTAIVFSGKRPSLYLKKAFAEGQTQPFYPPRCYSVAEFIDYITRKKFYDFTDMEYADAVWLLYQVVQSLKIFHEHSFAQKGFGEFFYWGRHILDFINQLDIENVSNSRLHALEGNAKIGYDVPESVNELLMNIGIIRNRFHEALRKNFCFTHGYKHLSALEAISEAPLDEFEVIYFAGLFALSGTEREIVRNVWLKDKGEIIFEGNIDEWQILKKLIPHFSAEIENIDCAVSKPEHVKIYSAFDTHSEVLKIHNILHDVTSKKVAVVLPLSESLFPLLTFAVDRSDKKYNISLGYPFARTSVFDLIENIINAQMTRRKETFYSTKDYLHVILNPFVKNLNLDADIRGIFLHIEKSLKGETFETGVSGKPFATLEEIETECELATNKSLNEIHRIFFRNLEDVKNLYEIVERVEEVLEYILNRTPIRSYILSGEIFKTAFKFLENLKQARFCREIFSFDTKENKKALYDFTINWLKTIDLPFDTRPIEELEIIGMLETRNLFFDTVIMPDVNEGVMPQPKRIDPLVPLGVYEILGIPTPEYNEEIYRYHFYRLINSAKDIHLLYIDSENKQRSRYIEQILWEEEKRTKTLNAIPVERSQCKINLKSREILPEFKKTGSIIGRLKNKTYSPSSVDDFILCPVLFYYKHILNFEQKKGISDDIDALDRGTIIHRILHDTFEMFKNRDMTGIAFKDILDKMYTVIEERFKDKVVTGDYYLFKRLTAYKLESFLRKNIRDAGRPFIIQHLEAPINNVIDADGTPVSFRGRIDRIDFYPDNGEYTIIDYKTGGSKQYPRNIIEKTDFTSIDDIHKKVNSLQLPIYVYLFHKAFSVPLNSIKAILILLKTNEEEMLFKGSWDANRATVIEQYMEGFKTVLRDMMDISKPFKPFDDEACAACSFNSICHI; this is translated from the coding sequence ATGAGAAAGATATATTCAATACCATTTGGCGCTGATTTTATCGGGGAACTAAAAAAATTTATTATCCGCAACGGGAAGCCCCTGTCAAAAACAGCAATAGTCTTTTCTGGAAAAAGACCCTCCCTTTATCTTAAAAAAGCCTTTGCCGAAGGTCAGACTCAGCCTTTTTACCCTCCACGCTGTTATTCTGTTGCTGAATTCATCGACTATATCACACGAAAGAAATTTTACGATTTTACTGACATGGAATATGCCGATGCCGTATGGCTACTGTATCAGGTTGTCCAATCGTTGAAGATTTTTCATGAGCATTCCTTTGCACAGAAAGGCTTCGGTGAATTTTTCTACTGGGGCAGGCATATCCTTGATTTTATCAACCAGCTTGACATTGAAAACGTCTCCAACAGCAGGTTACATGCCTTGGAAGGCAATGCAAAAATAGGGTATGACGTACCGGAGAGTGTTAACGAACTCCTCATGAACATTGGCATTATAAGAAACAGATTCCATGAGGCATTAAGGAAAAACTTCTGTTTTACACATGGATACAAACATCTCAGCGCCCTTGAAGCAATCAGTGAGGCGCCTCTTGATGAATTTGAGGTGATATATTTTGCCGGTTTGTTTGCATTATCAGGCACAGAAAGGGAGATTGTCAGGAATGTCTGGTTGAAAGACAAGGGGGAGATTATCTTTGAAGGCAATATCGACGAGTGGCAAATCCTGAAAAAATTGATTCCCCATTTTAGTGCTGAAATCGAAAATATCGACTGTGCCGTTTCAAAGCCGGAACATGTAAAAATCTATTCGGCCTTCGATACCCATTCTGAAGTATTGAAAATACACAACATATTGCATGATGTAACATCGAAAAAGGTTGCTGTTGTACTTCCTCTGTCAGAGTCACTTTTTCCATTATTGACTTTCGCCGTTGACCGGTCGGACAAAAAATACAATATCTCCCTGGGATACCCCTTTGCGAGAACATCTGTCTTTGATTTGATTGAAAACATAATCAATGCACAGATGACGAGACGAAAAGAGACATTCTATTCTACAAAAGATTATCTCCATGTCATTCTCAACCCCTTTGTAAAAAACCTCAATCTGGATGCTGATATAAGGGGGATTTTTTTACATATAGAAAAATCCCTGAAAGGCGAAACCTTTGAAACAGGCGTATCTGGAAAACCTTTTGCAACACTGGAAGAAATCGAGACAGAGTGTGAACTCGCAACTAATAAATCCCTCAACGAAATCCACAGGATTTTTTTCAGAAACCTTGAGGATGTCAAGAATTTATACGAAATCGTTGAAAGGGTTGAAGAAGTGCTTGAGTATATCCTCAACCGCACGCCCATACGTTCTTACATTCTATCCGGGGAAATATTTAAAACAGCATTCAAGTTCCTGGAGAACCTGAAACAGGCAAGGTTTTGCAGGGAGATATTTTCTTTTGACACCAAAGAGAACAAAAAGGCATTGTATGATTTTACCATCAATTGGCTCAAAACAATCGACCTGCCGTTTGATACACGACCCATAGAAGAACTCGAAATTATCGGGATGCTTGAAACGAGAAACCTATTCTTTGATACGGTGATTATGCCCGATGTCAATGAAGGGGTCATGCCTCAGCCAAAAAGGATCGACCCCCTTGTACCGCTCGGCGTCTATGAAATACTCGGTATACCTACTCCTGAATATAACGAAGAAATATACAGATACCACTTTTATCGTTTAATAAACTCAGCGAAAGACATTCATTTGTTATACATAGACTCAGAAAACAAACAGAGAAGCAGGTATATCGAACAAATCCTCTGGGAAGAAGAAAAGCGTACAAAAACCCTCAATGCAATACCTGTTGAGCGATCACAATGTAAAATCAACCTGAAATCCAGAGAGATCCTGCCTGAGTTTAAAAAGACGGGCAGCATCATCGGGCGACTTAAAAACAAAACATACTCTCCTTCGTCTGTTGACGACTTTATCCTCTGCCCGGTGCTATTCTATTACAAGCACATTCTCAATTTTGAACAAAAAAAGGGGATATCCGACGACATTGATGCATTAGACAGGGGCACTATTATACATCGCATCCTCCACGATACATTTGAGATGTTTAAAAATAGAGATATGACCGGCATAGCATTTAAGGATATCCTGGACAAAATGTACACCGTAATAGAAGAACGCTTTAAGGATAAAGTGGTCACCGGCGATTATTATCTTTTTAAAAGGCTTACTGCCTATAAACTGGAATCCTTTCTGCGAAAAAATATCAGGGATGCCGGAAGACCATTTATAATCCAGCATCTCGAAGCGCCAATTAATAATGTCATTGACGCTGACGGCACTCCGGTCAGTTTCAGGGGAAGGATAGACAGGATTGATTTTTATCCTGACAATGGCGAATATACAATCATAGACTATAAGACAGGAGGCTCAAAGCAATACCCGCGGAACATCATTGAAAAGACCGATTTTACGTCAATTGATGACATTCATAAAAAGGTAAACTCTCTCCAATTGCCGATATATGTGTATCTGTTCCATAAAGCGTTTTCAGTTCCATTAAACAGCATCAAAGCAATATTGATTTTGCTCAAGACAAACGAAGAAGAAATGCTTTTCAAGGGCAGCTGGGACGCTAACAGAGCAACTGTAATTGAACAATATATGGAAGGCTTTAAAACAGTCTTAAGGGATATGATGGACATATCGAAGCCCTTTAAGCCTTTCGATGATGAGGCATGCGCTGCATGCTCGTTTAACAGTATCTGCCACATTTAA
- a CDS encoding sigma-54 dependent transcriptional regulator: MNRILVIDDDQAVLNYLNIFLLQAGTFDVTTLSNSTKAFDVLKSNRYDLLLLDMDMPEVTGLDILKKIQENSIDVKTVVLTGIEDIELAVSAMKFGAIEYLIKPVDNERLLDLINTTLENRNNQKMIDREIPISPGLKFGDAFKNIVTQHDKMNTIFSSVEKMAQTDSSILIWGESGTGKELIARAIHKISKRHMESFVAVNAGAFANELFSSEFFGHNQGAFTGATTLKRGLIEEADKGTLFLDEIGELALPIQVKLLRVLQEGEFFRLGSTKHQKVDARILAATNKNLHEEIKKGNFRKDLFYRLNMNSVYLPPLRERKGDIPLLAYHFLKRFCVVNEKKIDKISDAAMKPLTHHDYPGNVRELMNVINSAVIIESTNEIRKKSLPNYFLESATNLDEGFTNLTLKSMADVEKDHIRKILGYTDGNKSKAAQVLGISRITLLSKVKKYKLE; this comes from the coding sequence ATGAACAGAATTTTGGTTATCGACGACGATCAGGCGGTGCTCAATTACTTGAATATCTTCCTGCTTCAGGCCGGGACCTTCGACGTGACAACCCTGAGCAATAGCACCAAGGCCTTCGATGTACTAAAGAGTAACCGCTACGATCTCCTCCTTCTCGATATGGATATGCCCGAGGTAACGGGTCTCGACATCCTCAAGAAGATTCAGGAGAACAGTATAGACGTGAAGACAGTGGTCCTGACGGGCATCGAGGACATTGAGCTCGCCGTGTCTGCTATGAAATTCGGTGCCATTGAGTACCTCATTAAACCCGTTGACAATGAGCGTCTCCTGGACCTTATCAATACAACACTGGAGAATCGGAATAACCAGAAAATGATCGACCGGGAAATCCCTATCTCGCCGGGTCTGAAATTCGGGGATGCCTTTAAAAATATTGTCACCCAGCATGATAAGATGAATACCATCTTCTCATCTGTTGAAAAGATGGCCCAGACGGACAGTAGTATCCTTATCTGGGGCGAGAGTGGCACGGGCAAGGAATTGATCGCCAGAGCCATCCACAAGATCAGTAAACGCCATATGGAAAGCTTCGTGGCCGTAAACGCGGGTGCCTTTGCCAACGAACTCTTCTCCTCTGAGTTCTTCGGCCATAACCAGGGCGCTTTTACGGGCGCTACGACCCTCAAACGGGGGTTGATCGAAGAGGCTGACAAAGGAACTCTCTTCCTGGACGAGATCGGTGAACTTGCCCTCCCGATCCAGGTCAAGCTTCTCAGGGTGTTACAGGAAGGAGAGTTCTTCCGCTTGGGTTCTACCAAGCACCAGAAGGTTGACGCGAGAATACTTGCTGCCACCAACAAGAATCTCCATGAGGAGATCAAGAAAGGAAACTTCAGGAAAGACCTTTTCTACCGTCTGAACATGAACTCCGTCTACCTGCCACCCTTGCGGGAGAGGAAAGGAGACATCCCTCTTCTCGCTTACCATTTTCTGAAGCGATTCTGCGTGGTCAATGAGAAAAAAATAGACAAGATATCGGATGCTGCGATGAAGCCCCTGACGCATCACGATTATCCCGGTAACGTCCGGGAACTCATGAATGTTATAAACAGCGCTGTGATTATCGAGTCTACAAATGAGATCAGAAAGAAGTCTCTCCCCAACTATTTTTTGGAAAGTGCTACGAACCTCGATGAAGGTTTTACCAATTTAACACTCAAATCCATGGCCGATGTAGAGAAGGATCACATCAGAAAAATACTTGGCTATACCGATGGAAACAAGAGCAAGGCCGCCCAAGTCCTTGGTATCTCAAGGATAACCCTCCTGTCGAAAGTGAAGAAATACAAGCTGGAATAA
- a CDS encoding ATP-binding protein, with protein MGQIRDERSIEKDLKKRLQELDCLYKTGFEIESDNDLVEILRNITTHLVAGLKVPESAASSIWFDGVEHSSRPPNRAHIVESFSSDIVVEGRKRGAVEVYYNKKEQFLEEEKTLITEIGRRLSKAIERRELHSKVHYSLRHLEEFMDEKTGELEKSKNRYKNFFTDAPMPMLISRPNGDITKANRAFYRLFDYPEDGSVHLSFVRDKLYEKPEVRSVIFDTLHKEGKLEDFEVTLLDRNGNPIPVIASYIWIDVDGELCVESVYKDLRIRKQLEKKLIEQNENLERNVRERTLDLEKQKDLLIKKNQELMTLTEKLRESKTRLQVLFKTITDTVTVIDGDFNILMSNQKAIGNRGKCYKKVFGQEHSCEDCLVRRVLEEKTSVTFEKVIGGEYYLLQAYPIFNSSGEVTGALEISRIITKEKNMERQLLQADKLASLGQLVSGIAHEINNPNTFIRGNLHIIQEAMNDIFPFLDQAYKSNPDLKIARLNYDIFRQNVPILIDDMAQGANRIKGIVDGLRKFAKRDEGLLNENVELNAITESCLRLVDNQIRRTADVKVELEPNVPTITGNTQKLQQVIVNILINASQAIEKSKGTIIVTSEFNDGEVVLRVRDDGKGMDEKTLKQMFDPFFTTKRHQGGTGLGLSIAYGIIKEHKGRIDVESKVGVGTSFCICLPRSPAEA; from the coding sequence ATGGGGCAGATCCGGGATGAACGGAGCATTGAAAAGGACTTGAAGAAACGGCTTCAGGAACTGGATTGTCTCTATAAAACAGGATTTGAGATAGAGTCGGATAATGATCTTGTGGAAATTTTGAGGAACATCACCACACATCTGGTTGCAGGCCTCAAGGTTCCGGAAAGCGCAGCATCGTCCATATGGTTTGACGGGGTTGAGCATTCCTCCAGGCCGCCAAATCGTGCACATATTGTGGAGTCCTTCAGCTCGGACATTGTGGTAGAAGGTCGAAAGCGTGGTGCTGTTGAGGTGTATTACAATAAGAAAGAACAGTTTCTTGAAGAAGAAAAAACACTGATAACCGAGATTGGGCGCAGACTGTCAAAGGCCATAGAGAGACGGGAACTCCATTCAAAGGTTCATTATAGCCTTCGTCACCTCGAGGAATTTATGGATGAGAAGACCGGGGAACTCGAAAAGTCCAAGAACCGTTACAAGAACTTCTTCACGGATGCGCCTATGCCCATGCTCATCTCCCGTCCTAACGGGGATATAACCAAAGCAAATCGAGCATTCTACAGGCTTTTCGACTATCCCGAGGACGGTTCCGTGCATCTCAGCTTTGTGCGGGACAAGCTCTACGAAAAGCCTGAGGTTCGCTCGGTGATCTTCGATACTCTGCACAAGGAGGGAAAGCTTGAAGATTTCGAAGTGACCCTTCTGGACAGGAACGGCAACCCGATTCCTGTCATTGCATCGTATATCTGGATTGATGTTGATGGAGAGTTGTGCGTCGAATCTGTGTATAAGGATTTGCGCATAAGGAAACAGCTTGAAAAGAAGCTCATAGAACAGAACGAAAACCTGGAAAGAAACGTCCGGGAGCGGACATTGGACCTGGAAAAACAGAAGGATCTCCTTATTAAAAAGAACCAGGAACTGATGACCCTGACAGAGAAGCTGCGGGAGAGCAAAACCAGGCTCCAGGTCCTTTTTAAGACTATCACCGACACTGTAACGGTAATCGACGGGGACTTTAACATCCTTATGTCCAACCAAAAGGCCATCGGAAACAGGGGGAAATGCTATAAAAAGGTCTTCGGCCAGGAGCACTCCTGCGAAGACTGCCTGGTCAGGCGAGTGCTTGAAGAGAAAACCTCCGTCACTTTTGAGAAGGTAATCGGTGGTGAATACTATCTTCTTCAGGCCTATCCCATCTTTAATTCCAGTGGCGAGGTGACGGGAGCCCTCGAGATTTCGCGGATCATCACAAAAGAGAAAAACATGGAGAGGCAACTCCTTCAGGCAGATAAGCTTGCTTCCCTGGGGCAACTTGTATCGGGTATAGCCCACGAGATTAATAACCCCAATACCTTCATCCGGGGAAACCTGCATATCATCCAGGAAGCCATGAATGATATCTTCCCTTTCCTTGACCAGGCCTATAAATCCAATCCTGATCTGAAGATCGCCCGTCTCAACTATGATATCTTCAGGCAGAATGTCCCGATCCTCATTGATGATATGGCTCAGGGGGCAAACCGTATCAAAGGCATCGTGGATGGGTTACGAAAATTTGCGAAGCGTGATGAGGGACTCCTCAATGAGAATGTAGAGCTCAATGCTATTACTGAAAGCTGCCTGCGCCTGGTAGACAACCAGATACGGAGAACCGCGGACGTGAAAGTAGAACTCGAGCCGAACGTTCCAACCATAACAGGGAACACTCAGAAGCTGCAGCAGGTGATTGTGAACATTCTGATCAATGCCTCTCAGGCCATCGAGAAATCAAAAGGAACAATCATCGTTACCTCGGAGTTTAATGATGGGGAGGTTGTTCTTCGGGTGCGAGACGACGGCAAAGGCATGGACGAGAAGACATTGAAACAGATGTTTGATCCTTTCTTTACCACCAAGAGACACCAGGGCGGAACGGGCCTCGGCCTTTCCATCGCTTACGGCATCATCAAAGAGCATAAGGGGAGAATAGATGTGGAGAGCAAGGTTGGGGTGGGGACTTCCTTCTGCATCTGCCTTCCCAGAAGCCCGGCGGAGGCTTGA
- a CDS encoding Tim44 domain-containing protein — protein sequence MLKKVSINKFNLLVISVVFLFLLFVGMESIAFARAGGGRTSGSGSRTYQRTTPTQPPSSTQQRTQQPTTQAPPPIQQPQPSFGRSLLYGIGGGLMGGMIGSMLFGGHGNAGGGGGWGGGGGFGFGDIIILLVIAGIAYFIYKKYRARKAEEMQMSAAGAGYSPSYTYSEPAPESAYEPAPQQGDPVSQGLRHITEMDPSFDDNKFKELAEDNFFKIQSGWTKRDLSSIRNLLTPQMLNTFQTDINNYIANKQINRLENIAMRQVEIVDAVQDQGEEYITVKFLANILDYTVDDTNNQLISGNSTDPVKFLEYWTFTRKIGDRNWILAGITQEADY from the coding sequence ATGTTAAAAAAGGTTTCAATAAATAAATTTAATTTGCTTGTAATATCGGTTGTTTTCCTTTTTCTTCTCTTCGTAGGAATGGAGTCAATCGCCTTCGCGCGTGCAGGCGGCGGAAGAACATCTGGCAGCGGCAGCAGGACCTACCAGAGGACAACACCAACCCAACCCCCAAGCAGCACACAGCAACGTACTCAGCAGCCAACAACACAAGCCCCTCCTCCTATTCAACAACCACAACCATCATTCGGGAGAAGTCTCCTCTATGGAATTGGTGGTGGACTCATGGGAGGGATGATTGGAAGTATGCTATTCGGCGGTCACGGTAATGCCGGTGGTGGCGGTGGATGGGGTGGTGGAGGCGGTTTTGGCTTTGGCGATATAATCATCCTGCTCGTCATTGCAGGGATAGCCTATTTTATCTATAAAAAATATCGCGCACGGAAGGCTGAGGAGATGCAAATGAGCGCAGCAGGAGCAGGCTATTCACCTTCATACACTTACAGCGAGCCTGCACCGGAATCGGCATACGAACCGGCTCCACAGCAAGGGGACCCTGTCTCTCAAGGCCTCCGCCACATAACGGAAATGGATCCTTCCTTTGACGACAACAAGTTTAAAGAACTGGCAGAAGATAATTTCTTCAAAATCCAGAGCGGCTGGACAAAGCGCGATCTGAGCAGCATCCGGAATCTTCTGACACCCCAGATGCTGAACACCTTTCAGACCGATATTAATAATTATATAGCTAATAAACAAATCAACCGCCTTGAGAATATTGCCATGCGGCAGGTTGAGATTGTCGACGCCGTCCAGGATCAGGGTGAAGAATATATAACGGTGAAATTCCTTGCAAATATCCTTGACTACACCGTAGATGATACAAATAACCAGCTTATTTCAGGCAACTCAACCGACCCGGTAAAATTCCTTGAATACTGGACTTTCACACGAAAAATCGGTGATAGAAACTGGATACTTGCGGGCATCACACAGGAAGCAGACTATTAA